From a single Glycine soja cultivar W05 chromosome 19, ASM419377v2, whole genome shotgun sequence genomic region:
- the LOC114398547 gene encoding protein MAIN-LIKE 1-like: MVDAATQDTGAETNAQDTGAETDGDELEGFLGGPRDPLVLTEYADHVAGSVWSGQEHLELKLCSHGRKVHNLGRSIPAIEDMVAGTGLSPLIACSIDIGDRGIISSFVERWHRETSSFHLPVGEVSITLDDIASLLHLPIVGAFHDFQPLCTDETVLLLVELLMVSAEVAMTETGQCGGPYVRLQWLRDVYQRRCQTQHWTVAAHAYLLHLLGCTLFANKSATHVHVAHIQALRNLTLAGRYAWRAAGLVHMYDQLNDASLSTSRQFAGYITLLQCWIYEHFPSVAECNADPDYDEVLPRACRWIATKKTVKKLSTATYRQCMDRLRILDACWMPYAEHRPVQNFHPISCFSGKLCKGPAVVRYKLERFMHQFGYIQCIPAHPVHSWVSYDDVDDTWTHYSDHLEAAGDLCVVSGQCAPDYIDWFFVISHPFMTAPQTNPPRDAYAMQPSHIPHEAAPTSTHVDPDANEPRHAVEACHAIAEALEQHLNVLGTSTHEEVIQKCLRIVKSVTEDRNVYVRSRRRRCTDQQ, translated from the exons ATGGTAGATGCTGCCACACAGGACACCGGTGCAGAGACTAACGCACAGGATACCGGTGCAGAGACTGACGGGGACGAGCTTGAGGGATTTCTTGGTGGACCCAGGGACCCATTAGTGCTTACAGAGTATGCTGACCATGTTGCGGGCAGCGTATGGTCTGGAcag GAACATCTTGAGTTGAAGTTATGCTCCCATGGGAGGAAGGTGCATAACTTGGGCAGGTCTATTCCTGCAATTGAGGACATGGTTGCTGGGACAGGATTAAGTCCTTTGATCGCGTGTTCAATAGACATCGGCGATCGGGGAATTATATCCTCCTTTGTTGAGAGGTGGCACCGGGAGACTTCTAGTTTCCATCTTCCTGTGGGGGAGGTTTCGATCACGCTGGATGACATCGCGTCTCTTCTCCATCTGCCTATCGTTGGCGCATTCCATGACTTCCAGCCTTTGTGCACCGACGAGACGGTGTTGCTGTTGGTTGAGTTACTGATGGTCTCAGCAGAGGTGGCCATGACCGAGACAGGCCAATGTGGTGGACCATACGTACGCTTGCAGTGGCTACGAGACGTATACCAGCGCAGATGTCAGACGCAGCACTGGACAGTTGCCGCTCATGCTTATCTTTTACATCTTttgggttgcactctttttgctaataagagtgcaacccaTGTTCATGTCGCACACATACAGGCCCTACGTAACCTCACTCTTGCTGGGCGGTATGCATGGAGAGCTGCTGGCCTCGTCCATATGTACGATCAACTTAATGATGCCAGTCTCAGCACCAGCCGACAGTTTGCTGGTTATATCACCTTGTTACAA TGTTGGATATACGAGCACTTTCCTTCAGTTGCAGAATGCAATGCTGATCCGGACTACGACGAGGTGTTACCACGTGCATGTCGGTGGATTGCGACAAAGAAGACTGTGAAGAAGCTATCTACAGCGACGTACAGGCAGTGCATGGATCGTCTGAGGATCCTGGATGCCTGCTGGATGCCATATGCGGAGCACCGACCTGTGCAGAACTTTCATCCGATTTCGTGCTTCTCTGGAAAGCTCTGCAAGGGGCCTGCTGTTGTCAGATACAAACTGGAGAGGTTTATGCACCAGTTTGGCTACATCCAGTGCATTCCTGCACACCCTGTCCATTCATGGGTGTCATATGATGACGTGGACGATACGTGGACGCACTACTCAGACCATCTGGAGGCAGCAGGTGATCTATGTGTTGTGTCAGGTCAGTGTGCGCCTGACTACATAGACTGGTTCTTCGTCATATCGCATCCATTCATGACTGCGCCACAGACGAATCCTCCTCGAGATGCATATGCGATGCAGCCCAGTCATATCCCTCATGAGGCAGCACCGACATCGACACATGTGGATCCTGATGCAAACGAGCccagacatgcagtg GAGGCTTGTCATGCGATCGCGGAGGCGTTGGAGCAGCATCTAAATGTGCTAGGCACATCTACACATGAAGAGGTTATCCAAAAATGCCTCAGGATTGTCAAGAGTGTCACTGAAGACCGCAATGTGTATGTGAGGTCTCGACGTAGGCGGTGCACGGATCAACAATAG